atttgtgttatgtaataataattttgtgtATTCACATCAGTTTCTAACATTAgtaaatgaaaaacagaaactTTGTTTTCCTTAGTTTGTATATTTATTTGGAGACAATTAttgggtttttatttttttatattcattgaAAACATAatgtatttactatttttttaatgaatttaataaaaaataaaaaaatattataattctCGTAAATTTTGGCAATTAATCCACGGCTTTGAATCTCCCTaactctaatttaaaaaaaaagttataaaatgaTAAATACATCTATAAATACCCATCAAGTATGTAGTTGGACCAACAATCAAATCCACAAGCTCTATAATCAAATTAAGCTTTTCTTTCCCAAAAGAAATTTTAGGCAGCATGGCAGAAGATCAACCCTCCCTTTTGCAAAAATTTGTTCAAGATGAGTTACCCCAAGAACTTAGGGATTTGGTATCAAACCTGCCAATGGAAAATGGTTGGGCAGAAAAACACCTTTACCAATACCAAGGCTTTTGGTACAACCCTTTTATCCTTCAAGCCCTAGTAACTCTTCAAAAGCACTTTCATGCAAATGACAATGATATCTTCCTTGTTTCAATTCCAAAATCAGGCACCACTTGGCTTAAGGCATTAGCATTTTCCATAGTAAATAGAAGTAAGTATCCGAATTTCCAAAATCACCCTTTGATCAATAATAACCCTCATGCTCTTGTACCCTTTTTGGAGTTTGACCTAAATTCCAGCAATGAGTTTCTTCCTAATTTCAACTCGTTGTCGCGGTCATCATCgttattctcttcttctccaaGGATCATATCCACTCATTTTCCCTATGTCTCGTTACCGAATTCAGTAAAAGAATCGTCTTGTAAGATAGTATACCTTTGTAGAGATCCTAAAGACATTTTAATTTCACGTTGGCATTTTACAAACAAATTGCGAAAAGGAATCACAGACAACTTCTCACTTGAAGATGCTTTTGAGATGTTTTGCAAGGGAGTGAGTCCTGGTGGACCCTTTTGGGATCACATGTTAGGGTATTGGAATGAAGGTATGAAAAGTTCAAATAATAAGAAGATAATGTTTCTAAAGTATGAAGAGATCAAAATGAATCCATTGCTTGTTTTGAAAGAACTAGCTGAATTTTTAGGGTTTCCTTTTtctagagaagaagaagctgtTGGAGTGATGGATGATATCTTAAAGCTTTGTAGTTTTGATAATTTGAGCAATTTGGAAGTGAACACCAATGGAAAGACATCTTTTGGAGtagaaaacaatattttttttcgtcGTGGCcaagttggagattggaaaaaCTATCTCACAACAGAGATGGTTGAAAAATTGAACAATATTATTGCAAATAAATTGACTGAACATGGGATTCAATTTTAGATGATTATTGTAATAATAATGTTAtgacatataataaataatttttttttctaatgtttatttttattattagtagaaagCGTTACTATATATTATTGTGGAATGATGCTATGCCCGGCCAAAGTTATGAGACATTATTATGGAAAAAAGATTATGGTATCAATAACTTCAGTATCATCTCTATATATACCATAGAGGTTCTTTCTTGTATGATATAATTCTATTCAATGAATCGAATCACAAGATATTGCTAAAGAGTAACTCATGTATTAAGAGTAAAAGAAGTGTTTCTACTAATTAAATTGCGAAATTGAATTCCATGAATAAGTTTTTTAAGTTCATTGTTTATATTGTTCaataatactattatttatctatatttttttcttaatattaatttggatccagataaataattttatagtgTCACTACTCATTATCTAAATCTGATTCTTTTTGCGTTCCCAATGTGTTCCTGACCTTAATTGATTGGGTCGTACCTAAAACGATTTTCTCGATGTCGTTTATTTGTGAGATCAAAAAACATACTTCCTTAATTCCTtatatgaagaagaaaaagtagaaacaaatatataattttttttaatataaatttatagaagcattttatattataataaaaaaaaggattttatatttttttaaataaatatatctaaCATTTAGATATTCAAATTTATCTAATCATCAACCACCaaccaaattaaaagaaatggCTTCAAATTTGTTATATAATAATACTCATAACATTCAGTTTGCCACTATATTTTCATATGTAAACCTACAAAGAAGTTAAAGTGCAATGAATTCATACCTACAATTAAGttcttaactaaaaaaaaatagcaacaacaacaatattgGGGATTAATTAAATAGCAACAAGGTGTTTTTGGACGCATTATTCTCCTCAATAACACTTGCAGTCACAGGGTTCTAAATGTTGAATTAACGAATTTGTTTACTTAATAGTTGACAATTAAAATTGAATAGAACTATTAATTTGTAAAAGACTAAAAGGATAACAAAAGATGCATTGAGTCTTTTTGTTTTGGTCAGGAAACGAGCATTGAGTCTAAtaaaaaaactacttaaaaaaaaacataagcctaaaataaaaatgaaataaatgataaatagaAAACACAACTTGACCTACTAGCCCAAACTAACAAAAGAACACAGTAGAAcccaaaacaaaaacataagaaattgagattattaaaactaaattaacaaataaaataagaatgtcTACTATAATATAAAAAGAACGTGATACTACGCGCGActaaattattttgataattaagtaCAATCAATTTAGCTCAATAGTTTATTAATACAgtaaaaacaattgaagaaaaaaagagaagatacataaaaagaaaaaaaatattaaaataattaattcagtACACGAGattcaattttaataactaaaataaacttttgataaaaaatatagtcAAATAGTATTGTGACACATAACGTATTCATCTACATTACGTCAGTATGCCACAAATTACTTTTCGATccgttattatattattatatgtgaTTAAATCATAAATTGACACATATCATTAATAGTCCACGTCATTAAACTACATCAACACACTGTCAACGAAAAATAAATCAGAACTTTATGATACACTTTTACTAATTTTAGAGACATAATTATTaccattaaaattttaaaaaaaattttagtgcaCGGGAATCTCAAATAGCACTGTGGGACTTAACTTGCACTTATACACATGTATGTCATTCTAAAATTAAATCTCGTTTTTACTGTTGGCTCACATGCTCATTGCTCTGTTGCTTCTAGCTTTCACACACTATACATTATTATATTGGTTAGATTTATTTCTCTGCTCTTATATATACATGCATGAGAGCTAGTGAGTCAAACCAAACCAACCCTTTTTTCAAACCATGTCATCCCAACCCAATAATGCAATTCCAAAATACTTGCAAGAGAGTGAAGTGTCCCAAGAATGCAAGGATTTGATAGCAACCTTGCCAATGGAGAAAGGTTGGCTTGCAAGCCACTTACACCAATACCAAGGATTTTGGTACTTCACAAGGCAGTTGCAAGGAGTATTGTCTTGCCAAAAGCACTTCAATAATTCCCTTAACTCAGATATTCTCATTGTTACAACTCCAAAATCAGGTACCACATGGCTTAAGGCATTGACATTTGCATTGCTTAACCGCCACAAATACCCTAAAATGTTTGAAAATCACCCTTTGCTCACTAAAAACCCTCATTTTCTTGTACCCTTTTTAGAGCTTGATTTATACAATGATAAGGATTTAGTACCTGATCTAAATTCAATCCCTTCACCAAGGCTTTTCTCCACACACCTTCCATATGTCTCACTACCAAAATCAGTGATCGACTCGAATTGTAAGATACTGTATCTCTGTAGAAACCCTAAAGACACTTTTATTTCGTTGTGGCATTTCACAAACAAGCTTAAACTGGATGGTACAAGCACCAACTCACTTGAAGATTCATTCAAGAAGTTTTGTAATGGGGTGAGCATATGTGGACCCTTTTGGGAGCATGTTTTAGGGTATTGGAAGGAAAGCTTGGATCAACCAAAGAAGATAATGTTGATGAGATAtgaagagatgaagaagaaccCTAGCTTTGTGTTGAAAGAGCTTGCTAGGTTTGTTGGGTGCCCCTTTTCaaaagaggaggaagatgaaGGTGTCATTGATGATATTTTGAAGCTATGTAGTTTCAAGATCTTGAGCAACTTGGAAGTGAATAAGAAAGGAAAGTTGTCAAGTGGTGAAGAACATAGAGCTTTTTTTCGACTTGGCGAAGTTGGAGATTCAAATAATTATCTCACTGCTGAAATGATTGAACAACTTGATATTATTA
The genomic region above belongs to Arachis duranensis cultivar V14167 unplaced genomic scaffold, aradu.V14167.gnm2.J7QH unplaced_Scaffold_165934, whole genome shotgun sequence and contains:
- the LOC107477347 gene encoding cytosolic sulfotransferase 5 — translated: MAEDQPSLLQKFVQDELPQELRDLVSNLPMENGWAEKHLYQYQGFWYNPFILQALVTLQKHFHANDNDIFLVSIPKSGTTWLKALAFSIVNRSKYPNFQNHPLINNNPHALVPFLEFDLNSSNEFLPNFNSLSRSSSLFSSSPRIISTHFPYVSLPNSVKESSCKIVYLCRDPKDILISRWHFTNKLRKGITDNFSLEDAFEMFCKGVSPGGPFWDHMLGYWNEGMKSSNNKKIMFLKYEEIKMNPLLVLKELAEFLGFPFSREEEAVGVMDDILKLCSFDNLSNLEVNTNGKTSFGVENNIFFRRGQVGDWKNYLTTEMVEKLNNIIANKLTEHGIQF
- the LOC107478956 gene encoding cytosolic sulfotransferase 12-like, producing MSSQPNNAIPKYLQESEVSQECKDLIATLPMEKGWLASHLHQYQGFWYFTRQLQGVLSCQKHFNNSLNSDILIVTTPKSGTTWLKALTFALLNRHKYPKMFENHPLLTKNPHFLVPFLELDLYNDKDLVPDLNSIPSPRLFSTHLPYVSLPKSVIDSNCKILYLCRNPKDTFISLWHFTNKLKLDGTSTNSLEDSFKKFCNGVSICGPFWEHVLGYWKESLDQPKKIMLMRYEEMKKNPSFVLKELARFVGCPFSKEEEDEGVIDDILKLCSFKILSNLEVNKKGKLSSGEEHRAFFRLGEVGDSNNYLTAEMIEQLDIITEKKLGHYGFRF